The genomic stretch TAGTATGTGGTAAGCTTTTCACAACCTTTGGACAGCCTTTGCTCAACCCTGATTGGTATATGTACATCAAAGCCAAGAATATTGATTCTGGCACTCTTGCAAGAGAAATGAAACAGCTTTCCTGCATAAGCAAGCACAATATGCAATTTTAGTGCTTAATAACATTATCTAAGACTCAAtatttggtttgtcttttttctaccagctattttggggttgggaagaaacaataaatataataacttaatatttttttagaacatgaagcagtgtatttgtccatgtttgtgtatagCAGGTTCCAGTAACACAGAATTAACCACTATGgtgcaaaacaacaacaaaaaaatggatGTCCACGTATGTTAAATACGAATGCAAAATGAAAAGTTTATAAGTAAAATGCATTCAGAATTGAAAAGTGAAATGCTTGTTCCCAAAAAAGCTATCAAAAAGGCAATTGAACATTTGATCAACAATCTAAAGTTTATGATGTCATTGTAACAAAAAAAACTATGCATCTACTTCATGCATCTTTACTGAAaacattattcattcaatttactaaagtttgtaatttaatttttaaatatagcttaaataaatcgattgcaaccacttaccttaaaaaaattgagtaaattgaatgaatcatttttttcagtgttcttTCTGCCACTTTCACATATTTTAATTATAACAgagtacacacacatgcacaattCTTTATTGAAAGATTTCATAAGCATCCTCTAATGCATTATGTGCCTAACAGTGGACTTTGAGTATGTGTATGTTTGCCCTGTAGGAACAGTGGGttcacctgtgtgtgtgtgtgtgtgtgtgtgtgtgtgggtgtgcaTGCATGCAGCGTGAGCAGATGTGTGTTCTTAAAATTGATTGTgcatgcatatgtgtgtgtgtttgtgatgacGTTTGTTTGGCCTAGCGGTCAGTCAGATATAGGGGTGGATGCCGGACAGTATAACTGCAGGCTCAGCTGGTGCAGTTGACTCCAGTCCTTCATTTTTCTCTGCAGGAATCTTATAAGCACAAGGTAAATCCTAACAGTCGTAtgcatgcatgcttttaaatgtATCACTACATAAAGAAACTATTTGCGtctaacttttttttattattgtgaaacttgtatatttaaataatggTATGGAAATAAAGTCGTTCTGATATGTCATATCTAAATTTCTCCTCTCTTAGATGAAGCTGACATTAGCTCTCCTCCTTGCACTCCAAGGTAAGATACGTGTCACACTAAATGTTCACACTAGAATGTATGGTTCACTTTATTAACTGGTGCACATACTTTATAagatttttaaaacaatgcCTGGGCCTGTTCATCTCTTTTTTGACTCAACTTTGACCTTTTTCTTTACCTTCTGTAACTTTCATTATATTAAGTAGgcaatacttttattttattaaatggcGAGTTgactttctttttgttttttagtgtCGGTGTGTGTTTGGGCAGAACCTATTCCCGAGCCAAGCAGGGAGTTAGTGGAGAAATATGAAGGGTTGAAGGCTGTTTTCTATAAGAGGATTATCAACGCTTATTCCAAGTTCGCAGCTGCTATTGAACCAATGCTAGCGGATTCAGACGCTAAGGAGGTTGTGGATGAACTTAAGAAACGCCCAAGAGTGGAAAGCGCCGTCAAGATCATCTCGTGAGCATTACCCTAATAACCTCAATAGTCTCTGTGTCATTCTTAGTTCCTTCTCATTCTGCTGTCATTCAGATGTTGGCTGCGTGTAAAATGGTTTTCTTGTCTGTTTCTTCCAGTGGATTGGCTACTGAGCTGGAGCCCGTGGTGGAGAAAGCTCGCTTGGCTGTCCTTGGTGCTTATGCCCACTATCTGCGCCCTTACATTGGTGAATCTCTGGACGAAGCCATCAACAACATCAAGCCAGTCCTGGATACCGTCTTGCCAGCTGAGAATTAAAGCCTGTTGCTTGTGAACCTCTGACTCTGTCAGATTAGATATATCAGCCAAGCTGTGCTCaatctagacttattttatATATGGAGAGCATGTATCAAACATGCATTACATCATATCATTAATAATGGATCCAAATCTGCGTCCAGCCCAGCTATCATGTCAACACAATTTTTGCATGTATATACTGTATCTGTATATTTGATACTGTTCGGTTCAGTTTAAGCCAGAGTAGCATTCAATCCAGCATTAATGGAGTATGAGAATGACATGATTTTTTGTGACTCAACAGCAAACAACGAGACTCTAAATAAAGATCCCTGGATAATGCAAACTGCATTTGTTTTGAGTACTGTGTTTAAGTAGGTACTGTAGAGTCTATCCTTGAGACCTTTCTATAGTACAGTATTTATAAAGAATTATTTAATGGATTAGTCTATTCTAAATCATAGGGACAGTGTTTGACCAACAGCCTCACTCTGTCTAATATTAACATAAGAATTATATGATTCACAAATCTGAATAAGCATTTAACACAAATGTTTAATACCGCATAAAAGTAACCATATACTTCAAAATACATAGAAATCTGGATTTACCACATTTTACTAAgattttttaacaaatatgtGACCAGAATACATTGGCAACCACCCAAAACAACCTACTATTGGCAAGCAGCAGTCGCAAGGAAATCTAGTTATTGTTAATTTTTTAGGTACCAACCACTTGGGTCCATATATGCAAATAAAGTTATCTCTGAGACTGGGACTGTACACTTCTGGTGAAGTCATATTAATTACATGTCTTTTTATTGCATTCAATACTTCTTTAATGTTATTGTAGGACACATAGCACATCAGGCTTCCTCCACTGACAGCAAAACCTCAAAAATCgaaaatgcaaagcaaaacgGAATATTACTGATAATaagtagattttttttcaagctcttttgCTTCGGTGACAAACTGCTTTAATATTTTCTGTGGACAAGCGCTGTTACGGACAGCCCTTTTGGAGCTGGTTtgggcgtgttttatgcaaacCTCTATCGTGCATGCGGCCTTTCATGTAGAGCACTCCAAATTCATTTACTTAAGTTAAAATTTGCATATACGAAAAGCGTGcgcaattattagtgaatgaggGGTAAAGATCGTAAATCATTAATATTTCAAAAGAACTGGAAACATTATTGTGCTTTTTATTAGTAAAAGTAATGATAGACTGATAGTCTATTGCAGTGGCCGATATATTATGCATAACAAATGGGTATCTAGTTTTAACAATTTTctctcattttgtctctttttttctctcacCAGTTTGTatcttatttactgtaaatacatTTCTGTTATAGCAGCCTTAAATCGGCCATACTTGTAGTTGCAAAATTTCGAAAATTTTCAAGGCGggaaactttccatggaaatTAACAGGGATATATGGGAATTTACAGAAATAGCTGGGAATAAACTGGGAattaaaaaattgccatttaAATGTACTTggttttgg from Misgurnus anguillicaudatus chromosome 10, ASM2758022v2, whole genome shotgun sequence encodes the following:
- the apoa2 gene encoding apolipoprotein A-II, with amino-acid sequence MKLTLALLLALQVSVCVWAEPIPEPSRELVEKYEGLKAVFYKRIINAYSKFAAAIEPMLADSDAKEVVDELKKRPRVESAVKIISGLATELEPVVEKARLAVLGAYAHYLRPYIGESLDEAINNIKPVLDTVLPAEN